A window of the Gossypium hirsutum isolate 1008001.06 chromosome A05, Gossypium_hirsutum_v2.1, whole genome shotgun sequence genome harbors these coding sequences:
- the LOC107903293 gene encoding heme oxygenase 1, chloroplastic yields the protein MESLTLISQSRSLSINPNLRILSSPNISSTFIPKDVPYFKTQFLKLPGIATRNVIVSAATTEKPWRRYTGGEAKGFVDELRLAAMKLHTRQQAQEGEMEAKAPEEQRVEEWEPTLDGYLKFLVDIKVVYDTLEQIIEKPSFPSYGEFRNTGLERSEKLAKDLKWFEEKGYGIPKASSPGVAYAKYLEQLSEKDPQAFICHFYNIYFANTAGGRIIAKKVAEKILDSRELEFYKWDGELSQLLQNVRDKLNKVAENWSREDKNRCLGETEISFKFYREIVRLMLS from the exons ATGGAGTCTCTGACCCTAATTTCACAATCCCGCTCTCTTTCTATAAACCCAAACCTTAGGATCCTTTCATCTCCCAATATCTCCTCCACTTTTATCCCCAAGGATGTCCCATATTTCAAAACTCAGTTTCTTAAACTTCCCGGCATTGCTACTAGGAACGTTATCGTATCGGCCGCGACGACTGAGAAGCCCTGGAGGAGGTACACTGGAGGAGAGGCTAAAGGGTTTGTGGATGAGTTGAGGTTGGCGGCTATGAAACTGCACACGAGACAACAGGCACAGGAAGGAGAAATGGAAGCCAAGGCCCCCGAAGAACAGCGTGTAGAGGAATGGGAACCTACTCTTGATGGCTACTTGAAGTTCCTTGTGGATATCAAAGTGGTTTATGATACGCTTGAACAGATTATTGAAAAGCCTTCTTTTCCTAGCT ATGGTGAATTCAGAAACACTGGATTGGAGAGGTCTGAAAAGTTGGCGAAGGATTTAAAGTGGTTCGAAGAGAAAGGGTATGGAATTCCAAAGGCATCATCTCCTGGTGTTGCTTATGCCAAATATCTTGAACAATTATCTGAGAAGGACCCTCAGGCATTTATATGCCATTTCTACAACATTTATTTTGCCAACACAGCCGGTGGTAGGATCATTGCCAAGAAG GTAGCTGAGAAGATTCTCGACAGCAGGGAATTGGAGTTCTATAAATGGGATGGTGAACTTTCGCAACTATTACAAAATGTAAGGGATAAGCTGAATAAAGTTGCTGAG AACTGGAGTAGAGAAGACAAGAACCGTTGTTTGGGAGAAACTGAGATATCTTTCAAGTTTTATAGAGAGATCGTTCGACTCATGTTGTCCTAG
- the LOC107907276 gene encoding (+)-pulegone reductase, translated as MDVVNRYITINNHINIAPQDSDFELKASPLSLSLDPASNVVIVKNLYVSIDPYQLNRMKSFSASQKTSDFAVAIVPGEAIDTYGVGKVVASTNPEFDKGDIVVGLLNWGEFTVIKAGGMLNKLNPMGFPLSYHVGILGFSGLTAYAGLFEICKPKKGEKVFVSAALGSVGNLVGQFAKLSGCYVVGCAGSKEKVALLKEKLGFDDAFNYREETDLNSTLKRYFPNGIDIYFDNVGGEMQEVAVSNMNINGRIAVCGVISEYLDSEKRAAPSMIEVIYKRIKIQGFLAGDYLNIFGDFLSTTCDRLRTGKIQPLEDISDGVESIPSAFISLYRGQNIGKKIVKIAEE; from the exons ATGGATGTCGTTAACAGGTACATTACAATCAACAACCACATCAATATTGCGCCACAAGATTCTGATTTCGAGCTCAAGGCTTCTCCTCTTTCTCTGTCGCTAGACCCTGCCTCCAATGTAGTCATTGTTAAAAATCTCTACGTTTCAATCGACCCTTACCAGTTAAACCGCATGAAAAGCTTTAGCGCTTCCCAAAAGACTTCAGATTTCGCAGTTGCCATCGTTCCCGGTGAG GCTATTGATACTTATGGTGTGGGCAAGGTTGTGGCTTCTACGAACCCTGAATTTGATAAGGGTGACATTGTTGTTGGCCTCCTTAACTGGGGAGAGTTCACCGTTATCAAAGCCGGTGGCATGTTGAACAAGCTCAACCCCATGGGCTTTCCTTTGTCTTACCATGTTGGAATTTTGG GATTCAGTGGACTGACAGCTTATGCTGGGTTGTTCGAGATATGTAAGCCCAAGAAAGGGGAGAAAGTGTTTGTTTCTGCTGCTTTGGGATCAGTAGGGAACTTGGTTGGTCAATTTGCAAAATTGTCTGGCTGCTATGTGGTTGGATGTGCTGGCAGTAAAGAAAAG GTAGCGTTGCTTAAAGAAAAGCTTGGCTTTGATGATGCTTTCAACTACAGGGAAGAAACTGATTTGAACTCAACTCTCAAAAG GTATTTTCCTAATGGGATTGACATATATTTTGACAATGTGGGGGGAGAGATGCAAGAAGTAGCAGTGAGTAACATGAACATCAATGGTAGGATAGCTGTTTGTGGGGTGATTTCGGAGTATTTGGATTCCGAAAAACGAGCTGCACCGAGTATGATCGAGGTTATATACAAGAGAATCAAGATCCAGGGGTTTCTGGCTGGTGATTACTTGAATATTTTTGGAGATTTCCTTTCAACAACTTGTGATCGCCTTCGCACTGGGAAAATTCAGCCATTGGAAGACATCTCGGATGGGGTTGAAAGCATCCCCTCTGCTTTTATCAGTCTCTATAGAGGCCAAAACATTGGGAAGAAAATTGTTAAAATCGCAGAAGAGTGA
- the LOC107907275 gene encoding probable sugar phosphate/phosphate translocator At4g32390: protein MGAATDAPTTSASSTTTLSPSIIKKIVLSYTYVAIWIFLSFTVIVYNKYILDQKLYNWPYPISLTLIHMGFCSSIAALLVRVFHVVDLPTSMSPRLYLSSVVPIGALYSLSLWLSNSAYIYLSVSFIQMLKALMPVAVYSIGVLFRKDSFKSSTMGNMLAISFGVAIAAYGEAKFDTWGVLLQLGAVAFEATRLVLIQILLTSKGISLNPITSLYYVAPCCFVFLLIPWITVELPILKENSTFHFDYFIFGTNSFCAFALNLAVFLLVGKTSALTMNVAGVVKDWLLIAFSWSVIKDTVTLVNLFGYGLAFLGVAYYNHSKLKALREKEAAERKDEEGDDEESGRLLDQREEDVITRRNESEG from the coding sequence ATGGGAGCCGCCACCGACGCCCCCACAACCTCCGCATCATCCACCACCACCCTCTCCCCTTCCATTATCAAAAAAATCGTCCTCTCTTACACATATGTAGCCATATGGATTTTCCTTTCTTTCACCGTCATAGTTTACAACAAATACATCCTCGATCAAAAGCTTTACAATTGGCCATACCCCATCTCTCTAACTCTCATCCATATGGGCTTTTGTTCCTCCATAGCTGCTCTCCTTGTCCGTGTCTTCCATGTTGTCGACCTCCCTACTTCCATGTCACCCCGTCTTTACCTCTCCTCTGTTGTTCCCATCGGAGCCCTTTATTCACTTTCCCTTTGGCTGTCCAACTCGGCCTATATCTATCTCTCTGTTTCCTTCATCCAAATGCTCAAAGCCCTTATGCCGGTTGCTGTTTACTCCATTGGTGTTCTCTTTCGTAAAGATTCTTTTAAATCTTCAACCATGGGTAACATGCTCGCTATTTCATTTGGGGTTGCCATTGCCGCTTACGGAGAAGCCAAATTCGATACTTGGGGTGTTTTGTTACAGCTTGGGGCTGTTGCCTTTGAAGCTACGAGGTTGGTTTTAATCCAAATCCTTCTTACTTCAAAAGGAATCAGCCTTAACCCGATTACTTCGCTTTATTACGTTGCTCCTTGTTGTTTCGTTTTCTTGCTTATTCCCTGGATTACAGTGGAACTGCCTATACTTAAAGAAAACTCAACTTTCCATTTCGATTACTTCATCTTTGGGACCAACTCTTTTTGCGCTTTCGCTTTGAACCTGGCGGTGTTTTTGTTGGTCGGGAAGACCTCGGCGCTGACGATGAACGTTGCGGGTGTCGTCAAAGACTGGTTGCTGATAGCTTTTTCGTGGTCGGTGATTAAAGATACGGTGACTCTAGTTAATTTGTTTGGTTATGGGCTAGCGTTTTTGGGGGTTGCTTATTATAATCATTCAAAGTTGAAAGCGCTTAGAGAGAAGGAAGCAGCAGAGAGGAAAGATGAAGAGGGTGATGATGAAGAAAGTGGCAGATTGTTGGATCAAAGAGAAGAGGATGTGATTACGAGAAGAAATGAATCAGAGGGATAA